CGCTGGAGCGGGCATCCCGGCCCGTGGGGATGACGCCGAAGTTCTGCCAAAAGGGGTGTTCGGGATTCGGTTCACCTCGGAATTCTACCCCCCGGTGGACGAGAGATACGACCCCGACGGAAACATCGAAGATGTAGCGGCAGATTTCAACACCATCCTCGACAGTGAGATATTCCCCGATCTGTCCATACTGGAGGGGCCTCCCTTCAATCTTCCCTCGGCGAATATCGGGGAGAGCGTCGTCTCCTTCGAGATGGAGTTTGTCGACCTCGAGCTTATCATTGCCTATGGTGTGACGGACAGGTTGATGGTGGGTGTGAAAATACCCTACTCCTTTCAGAAGAACAGCGTCGATGCCAGGCTGGAAACGGCAGACGCCACCGTGGGGAAGAACCCATTTTTCGGGACCCCCGGAGACCCCTTTGCCGGCGCCCCCCTGATCCCCATAAGTTTGGGGGGGGTGCCGCTCAGCGAGGAGGATGTCCAGGATCTCCTCGGGGGTGGTCTCGATGTCGATGGTGATGGGACGGTGGATATACCGGGTTTCGGGTACGAGCGGTTTGAGAGCTGGTCGGGAAGCGGGTTGCTCGATGTGGAGGTGGGTGCGAGATACCAGTATTTCAAAAATGAGCACTGGCGCCTCGCCCTGACCTTCGGCGTCAGGGTCCCGACGGGGGACGTGGACGACCCCGACAACCTGACGGATCTTGAGTTCGGCACCGGTGCGTGGGCTCCCTTCCTTCACTCAAACAACGATTACACGGGGATAAAGCATCTCGTGATCAACGCGACAGCGCGCTATTACCTCATCCTTCCGGACAGGGAGACGGTACGGATACCCGATGACGTGAATCAGCCCGTTACCAAAAATAGAGAGAAGGTCGACAGGGACATCGGAGATGTGATCGAGCTGGAGGGGGAGGCGAACTATGAGTTCGCCCGGGGGGCGAATATATCACTCATCTATAAATTTTCCCATATGTTCAGAACAGAAGTCTCGGGTAACCTCGGGTTCAACTACCGGTCCCTGGAGGATGAGACCGAGTGGGAATCACACGTAGTCCAGGTGGGCCTCTCATACTCAACCCTTCCCCTGTATGAAGAGAAAAAATTCCCCATCCCCCTGAAAGTCGGCATCGGGTACGGAAACAGATTTGCCGGGAAAAACAATGCCCTGAGGGTCAGGTACCTGAAAGCGGGGCTCGAGATGTTCTTCTGAGGCCGGGAAGCGGGGAAAGAACAGGTTCGACGCAGAATCTTCCTTCCGACACGAGGATTTTCAGATGACGATGGAGATGAGCAAATCCAACAATTTAAAGGGTTTACAGGTGGCAGGGGGCGAAGGCTCCTTAAATTCAGCATATGATCGACCCCGGGCATAGAAAAACAAAAAGAGCCCCCCTCCCAAACATGAACATATTTTCACAATAAAATCAGTGCAAGCCTTTCCTGAAGGCAAGGCTATATAAAAAATTCGGTCTCCCGTGGTTCGCTGGTGGTCAGCTGGAACCTTCCCGTTGGGACATGATCACGCTTACGGCTTTTCTTTGAAAATTTCCACTACGAGTATCAATGCTGGTTTTGTTCCCTTGTTCTCGATCCAATGTTTTACTTCCCTGTTCCCGAACCAGCTGTCCCCCGGAGGATGGTTAATAACAGCACCATTCCGATGCTCGGTAATTGTCCCTTCGAGCAC
The sequence above is a segment of the Deltaproteobacteria bacterium genome. Coding sequences within it:
- a CDS encoding cupin domain-containing protein; the protein is MEGRHLRLRRVTLEPGGHNTLHSHAGRPAVVYVLEGTITEHRNGAVINHPPGDSWFGNREVKHWIENKGTKPALILVVEIFKEKP